The genomic interval TAGCATAATACTTTTATAATAAAAGGAGGGAAACCTATGCTGCACTTTGTACACGACTTTGAATTCTTAGGACTAGCGAAGAAAAATTTTACTGATGATTATGGAAACGAGATGAGTCAACTATACTATATATATAAATGTAAAAAATGCCACAAAATTAGAATCAAAGAGTTTATGGTGTCTAAATCTGATGAATCTGATGGAATTCCTACAGTTTTAGGTTTATATCGTAATGCTCTTGATTGTGATGTAATTAAGGCTATTGAAATCTCTTAATCTTGCTGTAATTAAGGAGGCTATTAAATGTTTTTAAAAGAATTTAAAGAGTTTGCCATAAAAGGAAACGCTATAGATTTAGCTGTTGGTGTTATTATTGGTGGTGCTTTTGGAAAAATTGTTAGTTCTATTGTAAATGATATTTTAATGCCTATTATTGGTATATTTTTAGGTGGAGTTAATTTTAGCAATTTGAAGTATGTTATTAAACCTGCTGAAGGAACTGTGCCTGAGGCAGCTATACGATATGGTAATTTTATCCAATCTGTTGTTGATTTTACTATAATTGCATTTTGTATTTTTTTGATGGTTAAAGGT from Cetobacterium somerae carries:
- the mscL gene encoding large-conductance mechanosensitive channel protein MscL, which encodes MFLKEFKEFAIKGNAIDLAVGVIIGGAFGKIVSSIVNDILMPIIGIFLGGVNFSNLKYVIKPAEGTVPEAAIRYGNFIQSVVDFTIIAFCIFLMVKGINHLRKKEEAPPAPGPSKEEILLTEIRDLLAKK